The Streptomyces sp. Alt3 genome has a segment encoding these proteins:
- a CDS encoding ABC transporter substrate-binding protein: MARTRTRARLRTPAVIASAAALLAVTGCGAADMTKQASPFAAPADIKTVTLSVQSWVGAQANVAVAQKILQDELGYRVDLVQTDEVPAWDALSQGRVDAILEDWGHPDQEQLYVKDKKTIVPGGDLGVTGHIGWYVPKYWADEHPDVTDWKNLDKYAGELRTAESGDKGQLMDGSPSYVTNDKALVKNLGLDYKVVFAGSEAAQITQMQQFAKEKKPFLSYWYQPQWLFNEVPMVEVKLPEYSDACAAKDPADIDCAYPTTPLQKYLNADFSERGGDAAAFLKKFNWSEEDQNEVSELIASERLSPDEAAGRWVEEHPETWKKWLQG; this comes from the coding sequence ATGGCTCGCACCCGGACCCGCGCCCGCCTCCGTACGCCGGCGGTCATCGCCTCCGCCGCCGCCCTGCTGGCCGTCACCGGCTGCGGCGCGGCGGACATGACCAAGCAGGCCTCACCGTTCGCGGCCCCCGCGGACATCAAGACCGTGACGCTGTCCGTCCAGTCCTGGGTCGGCGCCCAGGCCAACGTGGCCGTCGCCCAGAAGATCCTCCAGGACGAGCTGGGCTACCGCGTCGACCTCGTGCAGACCGACGAGGTCCCCGCCTGGGACGCCCTCAGCCAGGGCCGGGTGGACGCGATCCTGGAGGACTGGGGCCACCCCGACCAGGAGCAGCTGTACGTCAAGGACAAGAAGACCATCGTCCCCGGCGGCGACCTCGGAGTCACCGGCCACATCGGCTGGTACGTCCCCAAGTACTGGGCGGACGAGCACCCGGACGTCACGGACTGGAAGAACCTCGACAAGTACGCCGGTGAACTGCGCACCGCGGAGAGCGGTGACAAGGGCCAGCTGATGGACGGTTCGCCGTCCTACGTCACCAACGACAAGGCACTGGTGAAGAACCTCGGCCTGGACTACAAGGTCGTCTTCGCCGGCTCCGAGGCCGCCCAGATCACCCAGATGCAGCAGTTCGCCAAGGAGAAGAAGCCCTTCCTCAGCTACTGGTACCAGCCGCAGTGGCTGTTCAACGAGGTGCCGATGGTCGAGGTGAAGCTCCCGGAGTACTCCGACGCCTGCGCGGCCAAGGACCCGGCCGACATCGACTGCGCCTACCCGACGACCCCGCTCCAGAAGTACCTCAACGCGGACTTCTCCGAGCGTGGCGGGGACGCGGCGGCCTTCCTGAAGAAGTTCAACTGGTCCGAGGAGGACCAGAACGAGGTGTCCGAACTCATCGCCTCCGAACGGCTGTCACCCGACGAGGCGGCCGGCCGCTGGGTCGAGGAACACCCGGAGACCTGGAAGAAGTGGCTCCAGGGCTGA
- a CDS encoding ABC transporter permease yields MATAQATTRTASGPPGSGPLAVLRDRPALAKVLSLLVIAAVAVPLAHARWGGGVWPGALTVDLSGPLGEVNDWIIGNRDSHPLFLYFFGHISNAVVLSVRGVYLALLALGWAGVTAVAALVAWRTAGWRLALTAGLSFLLCGLLGMWVPTMQTLALMVVAVFASVVLGLFLGLAAGLSDRTFRVLRPVLDTMQVLPAFAYLLPVVLVFGIGVPGAVLATVVYAAPPMARLTALGLRGADPGVMEAVASLGATGRQRLLSARLPLARKELLLGLNQTIMMALSMAVIASVIGAGGLGDRVYQALSSVDVGAALAAGIPIVLLAVVLDRTTEAAGRRIGTEPTGSAALRGARGWGLAALIAAAVAVVGRFTGGRIWPEDGVVPIAEPVNTAKDWMVDHLYTGIPVIGGTADWAAHFTSWVLNPLRDGLQGLPWWAVLLIVAALAWTIGTWRTALTAVLAMAAIGVLGVWDLSMDTLSQVIAAVAVTLVLGFAIAVGAARSRRLERLLRPVLDVFQTMPQFVYLIPVVALFGVGRAPAAAAAVVYALPAVVRITTQGLRGVDPAAMECARSLGATSGQRLRQVQIPLARPALLLAVNQGVVLVLAVVIIGGLVGSGALGYEVVFGLAQGDLATGLVAGAAIVCLGLMLDRVTQPTARRQRKES; encoded by the coding sequence ATGGCCACCGCCCAAGCCACCACCCGCACCGCCTCAGGACCCCCGGGGAGCGGCCCCCTGGCCGTCCTGCGTGACCGGCCCGCCCTCGCCAAGGTCCTGTCGCTCCTGGTGATCGCCGCCGTCGCCGTACCCCTCGCACACGCCCGCTGGGGCGGCGGGGTCTGGCCCGGCGCGCTGACCGTCGACCTGAGCGGTCCGCTCGGCGAGGTCAACGACTGGATCATCGGCAACCGCGACAGCCACCCGCTGTTCCTCTACTTCTTCGGCCACATCAGCAACGCCGTCGTCCTGTCGGTACGCGGGGTCTACCTCGCGCTGCTCGCCCTGGGCTGGGCCGGAGTCACCGCCGTCGCCGCGCTCGTCGCCTGGCGGACCGCCGGATGGCGCCTGGCACTGACCGCCGGCCTCTCCTTCCTCCTCTGCGGGCTGCTCGGCATGTGGGTGCCGACCATGCAGACCCTGGCCCTGATGGTCGTCGCGGTGTTCGCCTCCGTGGTGCTGGGCCTGTTCCTCGGACTCGCCGCGGGCCTCTCGGACCGAACGTTCCGCGTCCTGCGCCCCGTCCTGGACACCATGCAGGTGCTGCCCGCCTTCGCCTATCTGCTGCCCGTCGTGCTGGTGTTCGGTATCGGCGTGCCCGGCGCGGTCCTCGCGACCGTCGTCTACGCGGCGCCTCCGATGGCGCGGCTCACCGCGCTCGGACTGCGCGGAGCCGACCCCGGTGTCATGGAGGCCGTCGCCTCGCTCGGCGCGACCGGACGCCAGCGCCTGCTCAGCGCGCGGCTCCCGCTGGCCCGCAAGGAACTGCTCCTCGGCCTCAACCAGACCATCATGATGGCGCTGTCGATGGCGGTCATCGCGTCCGTCATCGGCGCCGGGGGCCTGGGCGACCGCGTCTACCAGGCGCTCTCCTCCGTCGACGTCGGCGCCGCGCTCGCCGCGGGCATCCCGATCGTGCTGCTGGCCGTCGTCCTGGACCGTACGACCGAGGCCGCCGGACGGCGGATCGGTACGGAACCCACCGGCTCCGCCGCCCTGCGCGGAGCGCGCGGCTGGGGGCTCGCCGCGCTGATCGCCGCGGCCGTCGCCGTCGTGGGCCGCTTCACCGGCGGCCGGATCTGGCCCGAGGACGGTGTCGTCCCCATCGCGGAACCCGTCAACACGGCCAAGGACTGGATGGTCGACCACCTCTACACCGGCATCCCCGTCATCGGCGGAACCGCCGACTGGGCCGCCCACTTCACCAGCTGGGTCCTCAACCCGCTCCGCGACGGACTGCAGGGACTGCCGTGGTGGGCCGTGCTGCTGATCGTCGCCGCCCTCGCCTGGACCATCGGCACCTGGCGCACCGCGCTGACCGCAGTCCTCGCCATGGCAGCCATCGGGGTGCTCGGCGTGTGGGACCTGTCGATGGACACGCTCAGCCAGGTCATCGCCGCCGTCGCCGTCACCCTCGTCCTCGGCTTCGCCATCGCCGTCGGTGCCGCCCGCAGCCGGCGCCTCGAACGGCTGCTGCGCCCCGTCCTGGACGTCTTCCAGACGATGCCGCAGTTCGTCTACCTCATCCCGGTCGTCGCCCTCTTCGGCGTGGGCCGCGCCCCCGCCGCCGCGGCAGCGGTCGTCTACGCGCTGCCCGCCGTCGTCCGCATCACCACCCAGGGCCTGCGGGGCGTCGACCCCGCCGCGATGGAGTGTGCCCGCTCGCTCGGCGCCACCAGCGGCCAGCGACTGCGCCAGGTCCAGATCCCGCTGGCCAGGCCCGCGCTGCTGCTCGCCGTGAACCAGGGCGTCGTCCTGGTCCTCGCGGTCGTCATCATCGGTGGACTCGTCGGGTCCGGCGCGCTCGGCTACGAGGTCGTGTTCGGCCTCGCGCAGGGCGACCTGGCCACCGGTCTCGTCGCGGGCGCCGCCATCGTCTGCCTGGGACTGATGCTGGACCGTGTCACCCAGCCCACCGCCCGCCGCCAGCGGAAGGAGAGCTGA